Proteins from one Catenuloplanes atrovinosus genomic window:
- a CDS encoding ABC transporter permease, whose translation MNLIRSEWTKLRSVRSTWLAAVSAVASGVALSVLGATDLLGGSPADLPAGWDPTWTSLKGFLFAQLIIGMLGALSVTPEFGTGLVGTSLVFVPSRSRLLAAKTVVVAGLGLLVALATTLLSFTVVQLMLGGAGLPAAGVADPGVAAALAGAVLYLTLVALVGLAVGALARSATTSLAVLVGALLLVPALGPGLPGVFGELFGRLWPITAGQSAYAVVPVHGTVAPATGIVLLTLTAVAVTVAGHVAFRVRDV comes from the coding sequence ATGAACCTGATCCGTTCGGAGTGGACCAAGCTGCGCAGCGTCCGCAGCACCTGGCTCGCGGCGGTGAGCGCCGTCGCCTCCGGGGTGGCGCTCAGCGTGCTCGGCGCCACCGACCTGCTCGGCGGGTCCCCAGCCGATCTTCCGGCCGGCTGGGATCCGACCTGGACCAGCCTCAAGGGCTTCCTGTTCGCCCAGCTCATCATCGGGATGCTCGGCGCGCTCAGCGTGACGCCCGAGTTCGGCACCGGCCTGGTCGGCACCAGCCTGGTGTTCGTACCGTCGCGCTCGCGCCTGCTGGCGGCCAAGACCGTGGTGGTGGCGGGCCTCGGGCTGTTGGTCGCGCTCGCCACCACGCTGCTCAGCTTCACCGTGGTGCAGCTGATGCTCGGCGGCGCGGGCCTGCCCGCGGCCGGCGTGGCCGATCCCGGCGTGGCCGCCGCGCTCGCCGGCGCCGTGCTCTACCTGACGCTCGTCGCGCTGGTCGGCCTCGCGGTCGGCGCGCTGGCCCGCTCCGCCACCACCAGCCTCGCCGTGCTGGTCGGCGCGCTGCTGCTGGTCCCGGCGCTGGGTCCGGGCCTGCCCGGCGTGTTCGGCGAACTGTTCGGCCGGCTCTGGCCGATCACCGCGGGCCAGTCGGCCTACGCGGTCGTCCCGGTCCACGGCACGGTGGCCCCGGCCACCGGCATCGTCCTGCTGACGCTGACGGCCGTCGCGGTCACCGTCGCCGGCCACGTGGCGTTCCGCGTCCGCGATGTCTGA
- a CDS encoding ABC transporter ATP-binding protein translates to MPDRRLRTHPPEGVEIQARALTKRYGGTLAVDGLSFTARPGVVTGFLGPNGAGKSTTLRMLFGLSRPTGGTVTIGGRRLADLDDPARTIGALLDARAVHPHRTAADHLLTFAHAAGLARTRVGEVLDLVGLSGAATRPAGEFSLGMQQRLGIATALLGDPGVLVLDEPLNGLDPEGIRWMRTLMRDLAAQGRTILFSSHLMSELELTADDVIVVGRGRLIAETTLERFVEENTTRTVTVRTSTPDALARALRASGVDFAARPDSSFAVTGTDASTVGKIAAAEGIALDELVRARESLEDVFLRLTHDATEYGSHAA, encoded by the coding sequence TTGCCCGACCGGAGATTGCGAACCCACCCGCCCGAGGGCGTCGAGATCCAGGCCAGAGCACTGACCAAGCGGTACGGCGGAACGCTCGCGGTGGACGGGTTGTCCTTCACCGCGCGGCCCGGCGTCGTCACCGGCTTCCTCGGCCCGAACGGGGCCGGGAAGAGCACCACGCTGCGCATGCTGTTCGGCCTGTCCCGGCCCACCGGCGGCACCGTCACGATCGGCGGGCGCCGGCTCGCCGACCTCGACGATCCCGCGCGCACCATCGGCGCGCTGCTGGACGCGCGGGCGGTGCACCCGCACCGCACCGCGGCCGATCACCTGCTCACGTTCGCCCACGCGGCCGGCCTCGCGCGCACCCGGGTCGGCGAGGTGCTGGACCTGGTGGGCCTGAGCGGCGCCGCCACCCGCCCGGCCGGCGAGTTCTCGCTCGGCATGCAGCAGCGGCTCGGCATCGCCACCGCGCTGCTCGGCGACCCCGGCGTGCTGGTCCTGGACGAGCCGCTCAACGGGCTCGATCCGGAGGGCATCCGCTGGATGCGCACGCTCATGCGCGACCTGGCCGCTCAGGGCCGCACCATCCTGTTCTCCAGCCACCTCATGTCGGAACTGGAGCTGACCGCGGACGACGTCATCGTGGTCGGGCGTGGCCGGCTCATCGCCGAGACCACGCTCGAGCGGTTCGTCGAGGAGAACACCACCCGGACCGTCACGGTACGGACGTCCACGCCGGACGCGCTCGCCCGCGCGCTGCGCGCCTCCGGCGTCGACTTCGCCGCGCGGCCCGACTCGTCCTTCGCCGTGACCGGCACCGACGCCTCCACGGTCGGCAAGATCGCCGCGGCCGAGGGCATCGCGCTCGACGAACTGGTCCGGGCGCGCGAATCGCTCGAGGACGTCTTCCTGCGACTCACCCACGACGCCACCGAGTACGGGAGCCACGCGGCATGA